The DNA segment ACATGCCAATCTGCAACCTGTTATCAATAGCGAAGTGTGTACGGGATGCGGTCTTTGCGAGAAGGTTTGCGTGGTAGAAAAAGCCGCCATACGCGTGCTGCCCAGGGATATTTCTACGGGCAAGGTAGGCGAGCATTACATTAAAAGCTGGGAGCAGGACGACGAACAGCGCATAGAATCGATTAAGGAAGCAGCAGATTCAGACAAAAAAGACATTGAATCGGCACTCGATTACTTAAACGACGACGAACCACTGATGGATTAATATATGGGCGTATTAAAGAAATATCGTTTTTTGATTGGCCGTAGGACAACACAATTGGTTCTGCTCGGTTTGTTTGTGGGCGCCAATTACCTGGGTTGGAATATTCTAAGGGGTAATTTTAGTTCGGCATTGCTGTTCGATACGGTTCCCTTGGCCGATCCGTATGCGGTTGTGCAAGTGTTGGCCAGCGGATTTATGGCCTCTGCCGAATTGCTCCTCGGGGCTGCCATAATCCTGCTTGTGTATGGTATTTTATTTGGTAGGATGTTTTGCTCCTGGGTTTGTCCCATGAATATAGTGGAGGATTTTGCAACCTGGATACATAACAAGCTCGGTTTAAAAAGCAGCCTTTCCATATCGCGAAAAGCAAGATATTGGGTGTTGGGTTTGGGAATCGTATTATCGATAATATTGGGATATGCGGCTTTTGAGGCGGTAAGCCCCATCTCCATTTTGCACCGCGGCGCGATATTCGGGATGGGTGCCGGTTGGGCCATCGTATTGGCTGTGTTCTTGTTCGACCTGTCCCTTACCAAATTCGGCTGGTGCGGCCATTTGTGCCCCCTGGGCGTATTTTATGCACTCATCAGCAAATACGCTTTGATCAAAGTATATCACAACAAGGATAATTGTACCCAATGTATGAAATGCTTTGCGGTGTGCCCCGAGAAGCAGGTGCTGCGTATCGTCACCAAAAAATCGGGCATCATAAAACCATCCGAATGTACCAACTGTGCCCGATGCATCGAAGTGTGCCAGGACAATGCATTAAACCTAAGTTTAAGAACGATAAAAAAATAAAATGAAAAAAAACATACTTATCCTCACAACAATCAGCCTCTTTGTTTTAGGCTCTTGCACCAACAACCGGGGCGGCAAAGAATATATCGACGAAAACAAACT comes from the Saccharicrinis carchari genome and includes:
- the napH gene encoding quinol dehydrogenase ferredoxin subunit NapH, with amino-acid sequence MGVLKKYRFLIGRRTTQLVLLGLFVGANYLGWNILRGNFSSALLFDTVPLADPYAVVQVLASGFMASAELLLGAAIILLVYGILFGRMFCSWVCPMNIVEDFATWIHNKLGLKSSLSISRKARYWVLGLGIVLSIILGYAAFEAVSPISILHRGAIFGMGAGWAIVLAVFLFDLSLTKFGWCGHLCPLGVFYALISKYALIKVYHNKDNCTQCMKCFAVCPEKQVLRIVTKKSGIIKPSECTNCARCIEVCQDNALNLSLRTIKK